The Leptospira harrisiae genome segment TATCTGATTTATTTGCGTTAAAAAATAATGGTTTTGCAAGTAATGAAGTAAGGAAGTAGTCACCATCTTGTTGTACTTTCAATCGATGGATCTCATCCATTTTTTCTTGAAGTTCTTTGGTTCTTTCTTTTACTTTCTCTTCTAGATTTTCTGCATAATCTTGGAGTTCTCGTCTTGCGTCTCGAATGGAAGAAACCATCCCGTTGAATGATTCTGCAAGATAACCAATTTCATCATTTACCTTAATCGGAACTTCTACTTCTAGATTTCCTTGATTTACTTTTTCAACTCCAGCAAGAAGCGCATACAGCGGATTGACTAATGCTGACCGAAAAAAAAGTGGAAATACTACTAATAACACGAACATGACAATCGCAAGAATGACAAGTTCGAGTTTTGCTGACTTGTGCATGTAAGCACGGTAATCTCGATAATTAAAACCAACCTCTGTGTTAATTTTATTTTTCGAATCATATGCCATGTAAGCAATGTAATGCGAAACACCATCCAAATCTTTTCGATAGTGTCTTGTTAAGTCTGGTTTGAAATATCGAAAAAATTTCAACATTTCCACGCGAAGGTCGGCACCAGATATTTCTTTTCCGTCCCATTTGCAATCGTTTACATGTTTGAGAATTGCATCACGAAAGGTGTCTACGTTTTTAACTTTTTCAACGTATTTGACACCTTCTTCACAAAACTGATCAGGTAAAATGTCACCGAGTTTGTTCGTATTGATAAAGGTTCTACGATTGAGTTTTTCAATCAATTTGGAAACTTCAGCTTTTAATTCTGCACCTTCTGCATCAGGATTTTCTTCCAAGAACTGAATGATCGCATTTTTATAACCTTCAAAGTAATAAGGCGTTTTTGTTAAACTTGCTTTGAGCGATTTTCGGTATTCGGCTTCACCTATATTAACAACTTCATCATACAATGCTGTGTTATAAAGATCTGCTTGGACTAAAGGTAGATCAACATTCACAGTAGAAGGTAAGTAGGTTTTTTTTAAACTTTGTCCTGTAGAATCCGATTCAATTACAAATAAAATATCTTTAGAACGTTCTCCACCTTCTGCAACACGAAGTGCCTTTTGGATGGCTGTATTATCAAATGAGGTTTCCTTTTCTTGGTCTACTAAGTAACTAAAAGCCTGCATGATGAGTAAGATTGTTACAAATGAGATTCCTACAATCTTAACCATAAACGTCGTTCTTTCGCTACTGTTGTTGATAAAGGAAATAGTAATGATAAAGAATGTAAAAGTAAAAAGTAATACGAGGGCTGTGAGGTAAGTAGATCGCTCCATCGCTCCATCGCGACTCATAACGTTAGTTATGTTAGGAACAATAGCTGCAATTAAGGCAGCAATGAGCATGATGATCAATGTACCGCGTTTTTCTTTAGCAACATGGAACAATCGATATCCGGGCATCACAAGAAAGTTGATAAATGAAAAACCAACTATAAATAAACTTAAGATGAGACTCGCACCTTCTGAATTGAAATCCCAAAGGTGGGCAGTAAAATGGTATTTTCTTTCCCCTTGGGAAACCGTAACAAGAAACCATAATACAACGACAATCGCGATGGCATAGAGGATTCCGAGCATGATGGATGCAGCTTTAGGACTTTCATTGTCAGGAAATCGAAAGAAGAACTGACCGAAATGGATGATTCCGAAGATAATGAATCCCCCGGTAATCCAACGGTGGTAAGAAGCAATAGGATGGTAGTAAAAAGCCCCTAATAGGTATCCAAATTGGAACAGACATAAGAATAAACAAGCAAGCCCCATATGTTTGGTTGCGACTGTTCTGTCTTTTAAAGAGAAAAAGAATGTAGTCAAGACCGCAAGGAGGACAGTGACAATTAAACTACCGAATGTGTAATAATTTGTTAGTATGTGGTCAACGGATATTATGCTTTCACTCATAGGGTCTTCTAGTTGCTAATTTAATACGAAATCGTAACAGGCAAGAAATGCGAAATCAATTCATTTTCCTACCGTCTCGAGCAAATCAGCAAGGTTGCCATTTGCCCGGTGGAAGGGTTAAAACTAACGATTGGCGATAAAACAATCAATCCCATCGTATTTCAATTTTGATTTGAGAGATTCTGCTTTCGCACGGTCTGCAAAATCACCAACTTGAACTACAAATTTTCCATCTCGAGGAGTGACGAACACGGATTGGTTGTATTCAGATTTCATGTTTTCTTGGTATTTTATGGCTCTCTC includes the following:
- a CDS encoding SpoIIE family protein phosphatase, which gives rise to MSESIISVDHILTNYYTFGSLIVTVLLAVLTTFFFSLKDRTVATKHMGLACLFLCLFQFGYLLGAFYYHPIASYHRWITGGFIIFGIIHFGQFFFRFPDNESPKAASIMLGILYAIAIVVVLWFLVTVSQGERKYHFTAHLWDFNSEGASLILSLFIVGFSFINFLVMPGYRLFHVAKEKRGTLIIMLIAALIAAIVPNITNVMSRDGAMERSTYLTALVLLFTFTFFIITISFINNSSERTTFMVKIVGISFVTILLIMQAFSYLVDQEKETSFDNTAIQKALRVAEGGERSKDILFVIESDSTGQSLKKTYLPSTVNVDLPLVQADLYNTALYDEVVNIGEAEYRKSLKASLTKTPYYFEGYKNAIIQFLEENPDAEGAELKAEVSKLIEKLNRRTFINTNKLGDILPDQFCEEGVKYVEKVKNVDTFRDAILKHVNDCKWDGKEISGADLRVEMLKFFRYFKPDLTRHYRKDLDGVSHYIAYMAYDSKNKINTEVGFNYRDYRAYMHKSAKLELVILAIVMFVLLVVFPLFFRSALVNPLYALLAGVEKVNQGNLEVEVPIKVNDEIGYLAESFNGMVSSIRDARRELQDYAENLEEKVKERTKELQEKMDEIHRLKVQQDGDYFLTSLLAKPLFFNANKSDNIRCDFFVHQKKTFEFRNKTGDLGGDICITGNLKLGKPDDFHRYTMVMNGDAMGKSMQGAGGSLVMGVVMNSIMARSAGNKRILNRTPEEWLTDVYEEVNAVFKSFSGTMVISATVMLIDDDSGKIWYFNAEHPYSILYRDGKASFIEDELKLRKLGLDSEYPFEVQTFQLLPGDQLILGSDGRDDIDLTPDEDVRTINEDETMVLRFVEQADGDIYEVEKLVKKTGDVTDDISMLSVVFKSEKAPVHHIPEKDDLSHQPVDDFFDTPGDDWDEALTTSGAFEEGKILYQNGEIERAITVMKKAFLGDPTNQKLNKFLGLVSYKGKEYDIAAKVLTEFLKENEGSGEYWYYLAMSEKKLGNYESALKAAQEALKHDPENFQNLINLADVSRLLGNVDRAVTYVTRAQSIDPTNKNVLKLSKLLEKATSLN